The DNA window TATGCTCTGCTCGGATGTTGCGATGATCTTGCGAGCGTAAGAGATAAATCGCCCGACTTTCCACTCATACATTGGATAGAGTTAAGGTAGGATCTCATCTTAGTTGTAAATgatatcttgttttgaacGTGATATTCCTGCCTTTCGAAGGTTCATCACTTTGAGTCGCTTGAAAGGAATCCCAGGTCCCAGCATCACTCGATCTGATTGAGTAGATGTTTTTTTTCCACCTCCATACGTGAAACCAATTCCCAAGTCATTTATCATATTTGGCTTCTTTTCGATTCCCCTCCAATTCAGTTCATTCAACGATCGTTCGGCCCTTTGCGTGCTTAGGTCAATAGTATCCGTCAACCTGGAAACCTGATTTCGAATTCATACTGGGCTACAGCACAAAGTATATCGGGGCAATATAGCTTTCATTTGGGAGTCCGGATCTCTCTGTATTTACAAATACATTTCAAATTTGCTCGGGGACACGACGGCTTCAATGAACGACCCATCGGATGTCAGTGATGTAAATACTTGCCGTTTCCTGAATAGACTGACTGATGCATTACAAGTTCAATGCATCAGCACTTGTTGCTCCTTAAAAAGTGCACGAACCCATCCCAGATGTGATGGCAACTTGTGAGTGGTACAAATCACAAAGTAATGGACATAACGTTTGAATATCTAGATAGTCAGTtaacttcacttcactcaaACGAGAGTGGTTAGCCATCGTCACCTATGAAGTAGCATATGTCATTATACCATTACGTAATCCGTGTTACTCTCCACAAAAGAACAAACACCTACCCCATCCAAAGGTAAGATCTCAAAATTCCCTATACATTCATTACAAAAGGAgctaagaatatataataatttaaaaaaagaaacgacATCAAAAGGTCAAAAAACGACACCTGAGTGATTCGAACACTCGCTCCCGAAGGAAATGCCTGACTTTGTTGTAAACAATAGCAGGGCATCGCGTTAACCACTCCGCCAAAGTGCCTGGTGATTTGTTGACCTAACGCTCGTctgtaaatatataatgcAATCAACCTGTGAATTGCTCCGTCACTTCATGCACAAATTAACTTCCGAAATACCAAAATCTTTCTAGACGTCATGAAATCGAGACATTGACAATTGCACAGTCAGCTGCAATTTTATCGTAGGTCAAAATACTATGCTCGCTCCTGGCGGCAAGGCGGGCGCCCATGGTATATAATGCAAAGAAGTCCATGCGAATAATTTTGCAGAAAGAAAGTTTCTTTGCGCATCTACTAGTGAATGAATGGCCTAGtaagaaatcaaattttcagGCGAGTTGTTAGTGCGCGGCTGAATTGATCATGTAGGAGTAGGAGCAGTATTGTGTATGTAGACAAGTTTCTTCAACTCGCGCTCGATTgcagacatgcaacaaaaatgTCCAACCTCCGAGTTCTTTGTGTGAGGAACTTCAATCTACTAATCAAAAATGTCTTTGGGTGCAAGTCACTTGGTCTTCAACAAAGAGCTTCGCGTCTCCGTGCAGCAGGCATATTTGCACGTGCGATAGACGAGCTTAGAATCTTTGACCATCGCTAGACTATTTGTAAATCCCCGAAATCTACTATTCCCAAAATTCTCTTTCACCCCGTCTCTAAACAAAGAAGAATATGCAAAAttagttttgttgcatatctgacATCTGAAACATGTTTTCTACCTGTTCAGTCAGGACAAAGAGATTCTTTGTTCCAGACTCCCAAATGAGAACCTTAAAAAGACGAATGAGGCCTCGAGGTTGTTTTTGCAGCAACTTTTGTTGCTTGTCTGTCGGAACGAAAGTTCCTTTGAGGAATATTGAAAGCAggaatggaaggaaaaggaggGTTCTTCTATCATGATAGTATTGAGCGCAGGGCTAAAAATTCCTTGGGTGGTCAAGACATAATTTTGATCTCACTCCGTCTTTGTAGtcatctctttcttgcttGATATTGCATAATTGCAATGATTACTATCTTATTCCTGTTATACCGTctaatcttcaaatcttcaaatctttatCTCTATATCATGACTCAAGATGCGATATGCAACAGAAATAATCTGAGTAGATTATCATTTGGTGTCATCTAAGTCGCTAAGCGAATTCGTCATGGTGAAATAAATGATctagatgaagaagatgtgaCTCGTGTGGCGTAGTACGGTATGACGTATGATGGGAAGGTCTTCGTACAAGGGCCCCCTCAGTTAGGAATATCGAACGCTGCAGGACTGCCTATCTATCATGGGTAGTATACAAGCTACAAAAGTTAGGACTTTTCCGTCGAAGGGGGCAACTTCTAGCGGCCAAAATCATGAAAAAACCATGAATATTCATGTGCACTATATACCTACGCATCTGGAGCATACTAGCATCTACTAGTATCGTGAATGGTGAATGATAAAGTCGCCTCCAAACATTCACAATCTCCCTTTTGCCAAGATAATATTCATCTGGACATCTCTAGGTTACCGATTGAACTAATTTGAGGCAGCGAAAACCCACCAGCCCCCTTCCTCGAACATCTCCCTAGACACAATTTCCATTGTTCAAGATTCACATTGGCCGCCGGCCATAGAACTTCCTGTCAGAATGGGTATTATCCGGTGGAAGCACATTAGCATATGTGTGCAACCTTGAGGTGAATCAACTAGAGACCAAGGGGCATGGCATTGGAGTCTTGAAGCATCGGTAAACAGAGTTACTCAACATAACACAAACCCTCGTTATCAAAGCAAAAAGcagaaatggaatgaaacAAATCAAACAGCAAAATATAACAATACTTTAAATTAGGTGGTGCTACACGCAGCACTTTGGAGCCCAAAATGGACGTAGGCTCAAAGACGCAGATGGGAAACCAATTGTAAGCTCCCTCGAGCCGCAAGCTCTAAAATATAACTACCTTTTCTCAACCCATCAGTTGCCTGATATCCTCCGGAGGCCATCTAACCTGAGCAAAACTGAGACACCTCTTAATACTCTGCAAAAACTTTCTCGTGATTTCATCTCCCATCACATGTCCCTTATCAGTCTCATGTAATTTCTCGCGTGCACTACGCTCGTGAATACCCACCATCGTCACACCGATTGGCCATGCAGCCTTTCCAATACTAAGACGTAGATACCCATCATTTGCATCGACGTATCGTTTTTCCTGCGCTGCTTTGACAATCTCCACAACCGGGCCTAGAATATCCTCATCTAGATCTCCCTTTTCGAATTTGCGAAAGAGCTATATATATTGTCAGTTTAAGATTCTATAGTGTAGATAAGTATGCGAAAGGAAGCTTACAGGAGTCATGTTATCTTTACTCTGTACCATGGCATTATAAGCCGCCTTACTAGCAAACGTatccctcttctctttctccagCGCATGTTCCCACTCTTGTAAAACCATCGTAAAATAACTCGCCAACTGTCTGAACAGATATTTTCTCCCCTCCTCATCCTTCGGTACATCCTCGACCTTCATATCCTTTTCCTCAACCAAAACCAATGTCGTAGGAATTGGTCCCGTCGTCATAACCACCCCCAATTTCCTGAACCTCCTTAATCTCTGTTTATGAGTCTCCGCAAAAAGTTTCGCAGGGTGTCCCATCTCCCGTAATTTCAACACCAATTCCTCGTCGGGAATATCATCTTCCACCACTTCCTCCGCATCCTCTTTAACCAATTCCGGCAATCCtaatcttttcctcctctttctctcttcttcggcttctctttcctccctctGTTTCCTAGATTCTTCAGCTAATCTCCTGCGTTTTTCCTCTCGCGCTTTagcagcttcttcttcttcgtcttcgcgTTTGCGCTTTTGCGCTAATTTGGCCTCACGCTCTGCTTCAATGGCGCGTTGTTCGGCCATGTATTTGGCCTGTCGTTCCGCTTCAATTTCAGACCGCTTCATGTATTTCTTAGAGGTATCGGTGGAAGATTCGCTCTTTTTGGATATCTCTTTAGACATGAGAGATGCGAAATCCATGATGGCGGTTGTGATGGTTTGCGCCGAGGATGATTGTGTTTATGGTAATCGAATTGgtgatttttgattaatataaacGTTTTTATCGTTTCTGTATCTTTCCAAATTTCGTAAATAGATAAAATTGAGCGAGAAATTGAATTGTTGATTATGTAGAAGATGTTGTCGTCAGATTGCAGGAAGTGTACAAAGCCCAAGGCTGAACATTTTTTGACGAGGCCTTGATTCTGCCTCGAGAACTTCTCACCTCAAAGTTACCCTCCACCAACATCCTTCCTCTAAACGCATCATAGCTATCCCAGCTCATGATTTAAATGAATATGGCAACTACTACTCTCACAAAAATTGATCGCAACACTACCgttccattccatctcaaGCTTTTCTACAAAAACGGTTCATTTCCCAGGTAGGCACACAAATCTCAGCCTTCCcatgatatttatttatattcattctgATGCGAAAacagaattgaagaatttaaCCCACACGGTGAATTGCCTCTTCACGTAAATATATCTACATGGCAATCATGTACTCTGCGCGAATTATCACACTTACTAGCCACTGCGCTCCCTGATATTCTGCCCGATCCGGCGATTGGAACTCGTCTTTCATATCGACTTATATTTCCCGATTCACGACCTGCTGTTAGTGGACCCGCTAGATATGTAACAAAGGAGCTTGGCAGTGTTGTTATTGGGGAAGGAGGGCCGGGAATTCTGccagatgaggaagagagtTCGATTGTTGGGGAAGGAATTATGGCGGGGAGTTTGATGGGGGAACCAGAGAAGACGCTGCAGGATGCGAGGTTTGTTATTGGTGATTATGTTTGTTGTGCAATTTTACCACCGATGGCGGATGGAGGGGTTGCGCCGCCACCTAGTGGTCCTTCGAGAGGCGGTTTTGCGGGTGGAAGATCGGAAATGGGTGGGTTTgggggaagaggggggaTGGGACCAAGAGAAAATGGATTTGGGGGTGGATAtagagggaggggaggttCAAGAGGAGGAGGGTTTGGTCAAGGTATGGGTCAAAGCGGAGCGGGTGGTGTGCCGATGGGAGAATGGAGACGAGGAGAGAGGATACCGGATGGTCCATCTGGGGGAAGAGGTCGTGGGTatggaggtggaagaggtCGATATTGAGGGGAGTAAGAAGACATATGATACCAATTACCATGCCATTATGAATGGCGGCGCCGGGTTTCCTTGGAACACTACATGATCTCTTCTCCAATCATCCACGATTTACGCAAGCCAATGCTCTACTCTCTCCAATATCATCTCGAATCTTGAAGCATTTTTATCGGAGTATTAATAACGGATGGGTGGTAATCGGTTCGTTTCTTAGAAACATATTAGGTCAGTCCTGCAAAAGCTGTATTGAAAATTACCAAAGTCGAGTAAATATCAATACCCATATCAAAAGACCATGCACTAAACGACGATGGTGAAGAATGCAAACTCAATTCCATAgctctctcttttcccatAGCATCTCATGATATCTCCCTCCACATATGTACAGCTTCCCGCATTCGATCTTTGCCTCATTCTTGTATTCCCcccatcctcttctccctccccttcaTCACCATCTAGAATTCCGCAATCGTATCACCCCTACGCTTTCCTCGCATATCCCATTTTCCCTATCCTCACATTAGCTTCCCAATTCTCCGCCTCCATTCTACAACCTGCGAATGGCCTCGCAATATCTTACTTCAGTCTTGATAGCCATATACCCAACAATACTCGGAATGACCGCTCCAAAGACAAATGAAATCGCGGCAGTACGACCCGTCCATCGGAAATACTTGTGGCGATTGGTAGACATATCTATAACCCATTAGACCCTCATCTTCTCCGCTATCCCATCCCCGCCACCTCGTCATCGCCATCGTAATCCGCCGCAAGGCCTCCCGGATGCAGAAAGAACATACTGCTATATTTGACCAACGCGGGGTCTACCGCGAGTACTATTTCCGCAGCATTAGTCCGGCCCAATACGCACAGCGAGGAGATACAAACCATGATCGTGACCAGCCATTGTGAATGAAGTTGCGAGGATGAAAGAAACGCTTGCGTGAATGATTTCTCGTTCGTTCAGGCTCTGGAAATCCAGTGTTCAAGCCCCATGTGAATAGAGGTTCGCGGTTGAAAGCTCAGACGCCGGAAAAACGTTTGCCGATAGTCCGTAATATACGCACGGCTGAGATTTTGGGCGATGATGCACTTGATTGATGTGccggatgggatggatggtccagttttttttcattttatcaCAGGTTATCAATGGGTTATCGATTGTGCCGAGGTGGGCTGAGGGCGAACTAATCGGTAGTGAGATAAACTTGTTTATGGGAGGGGAATCTACTGAGAGAGTGCTGGAATGAGAGtgtttgatttcttttctttgtatTTGTGTATCTATTTTGATTGggatttttgagattataGGTTATCTTCATTAGAATCTCATATTATTTACAATAGCTATCATATATACTCCAGTAGCCATGTCTTCACCAGCTTCCGTGTCAGATCAGCCAAAGGTCAAACTTTACTGGTAGCAgttctccctttctcttctctccctctcctacacacatacatccaATCCCTTTcaccccatccatccatctcatctcatctcatctcatctcaccccATTTCTCCCGCCAAACTAACAAATCCAGGCTCAACCAATCCCGATCTCAACGAATCCTCTGGCTccttgaagaattgaaagtaCCCTACGAGCTGGAAATCATCCACAGACTTCCCTCCAAGCACGCACCTCCCGAATTGAAAAAAGTGCATGCGCTGGGAAAATCTCCCGTCCTTACAATTCTACCCGTGGGAGCCACGGAACCGGTAGTTTTGGCGGAGAGTGCGTTTATCACTGAGTGAGTTTACCTATTTCTTTGGCGGGGAACGGATTTGAATTCAGAGATTAAGAGGGATGTAAATATGGAattcaaaatagaaatagaaaatggAGGGCTTCAATCAGTCCCTGGTTTCTGATATGATGTAtctgaaagagaagataatTTTGGATATCATTTCCCTAGCCTTCCCAGGTCCCAAAAGAAGGTCTTCCAAGCATAAACACTAACTCACCCCCAAAGATATCTCCTCGATCATTTCACGCACGGCAGTACCCTTCTCCCCACCCGCTGGAAGCCCGGTCAAGAAAACACTCTCGGTGGCGAAACCGAAGAATGGACTCGTTTCCGCTATTACATGCATTACGCCGAAGGCTCTCTGATGCCTCCCCTCCTGGTCGCTCTCATCATGTCTAGTAAGTCCTTCCTATTTGTATTCTCGAATATTACTGACTCTCTAGTGATCAATTCGCCCAATCTTCCATTTTTTATCCGTCCTATCACAGGCATGATAACTTCAAAAGTACACGAATCATTCCTGGAACCGAATTTCAGTACTCATTTTACCTTTCTTAATGAACAAATCCAGAGCTCTCCAAATGGTGGAAAATATCTCTGTGGTGAACATCTCACTGGTGCAGATATCCTCATGTCATTTCCTCTTGTAGCAGCTAAACAGCGCGCTGGATTAACAGAGGACAAATATCCGGAACTTTTCGCCTATACAGAACGATTAGAAAATGAAGCGGGATATAAGAGAGCTGTTGAAAAGATTGTGGATATCGAGGGAGAGTTCAAGGCGATTTAACTCTGAGGGTTCTTTGGTAATCACCATGACTGTATACGAGCGCATCAAGCTCGAAATGCCAAGTGGGAGAAATGAAGCAATATTTGTGTTTCTTGTCCTATATATATTTCGCTGAATCTTTTCCCATTCGatgtattttattattgtacCGATTATAGATAGATCTCATTTCAGTTCTTCAATGGACTTTCATATTTACCGATCTTCTATACTTTACCCCCACTGCAAAGATTCAACAGGAGGTTCACTGTATCACCCTACCTAATATGCAGGGCGGTAGCTTCGTGTATATCATGAGTACTAGTTTTGAGTTCTGGTGATACTATACATCGAAACAGTGTGATTTGCCGAGGCGATCAAGACGATGTATTGTTCGATTTATATCGGCGAAAAGTCTAAGGCTTCAAAAGttgaattaattgattatatagcAAGAAATATGACAAGATTTACGGATATCTGAGACCTAGAACATCTATTGGAAGGATGAGTTTACATACTCTCCTGACCATGCTACTCATTACCCCATCAGATTATTTGTGTTTCTGAGAAACAAATGCTACGTTATGTAGAGGTAAAAGCTTCTCATAATGTGTATTTGCAAGAAATCGGGCCATACCCCAATTGGGATGTGCTCTTCCAACGATGGGagtagaagaaaagaaagaagaagaattgccGCCTATGGTATTACTGATAAGGCCACAATGATACAATGATCATACTAGCAAGGATTTTCGAGAGAGTTTTTCGTCCTATGAGCAGGTCTCAATCTACTCAAAGAGGGAGCGGTAATCTGATTTTTCTATGTAAAATTTGACATCGAAATACCAGCTTGAGGCATGCTCGCTTATTATAAACGGACTGGTTGAACGGCCGACTATTTGGCGAAATTTAGAGCAATCCGTCGCGAAACCCTCAATAGTGACCTCTAACTATGAAACCATTACGCCTGTTTTCACTTAAAAACTCCACGGGGTTTAGAAAATTTAGTTGGGAATAAGTGTGACAGAATGCGGAAACATTGCAAAATCACAGGCGCCTTGTACAATGCGCATCCCGATATAGAAGTTGCTCGATAATTTGCCGAAGAAAGGAAACGAGATATCGACGGATGG is part of the Botrytis cinerea B05.10 chromosome 10, complete sequence genome and encodes:
- the Bcgst12 gene encoding Bcgst12, which codes for MSSPASVSDQPKVKLYWLNQSRSQRILWLLEELKVPYELEIIHRLPSKHAPPELKKVHALGKSPVLTILPVGATEPVVLAESAFITEYLLDHFTHGSTLLPTRWKPGQENTLGGETEEWTRFRYYMHYAEGSLMPPLLVALIMSMINSPNLPFFIRPITGMITSKVHESFLEPNFSTHFTFLNEQIQSSPNGGKYLCGEHLTGADILMSFPLVAAKQRAGLTEDKYPELFAYTERLENEAGYKRAVEKIVDIEGEFKAI
- the Bcprp18 gene encoding Bcprp18, whose amino-acid sequence is MDFASLMSKEISKKSESSTDTSKKYMKRSEIEAERQAKYMAEQRAIEAEREAKLAQKRKREDEEEEAAKAREEKRRRLAEESRKQREEREAEEERKRRKRLGLPELVKEDAEEVVEDDIPDEELVLKLREMGHPAKLFAETHKQRLRRFRKLGVVMTTGPIPTTLVLVEEKDMKVEDVPKDEEGRKYLFRQLASYFTMVLQEWEHALEKEKRDTFASKAAYNAMVQSKDNMTPLFRKFEKGDLDEDILGPVVEIVKAAQEKRYVDANDGYLRLSIGKAAWPIGVTMVGIHERSAREKLHETDKGHVMGDEITRKFLQSIKRCLSFAQVRWPPEDIRQLMG